The following are from one region of the Achromobacter xylosoxidans genome:
- a CDS encoding type II secretion system F family protein gives MWLYLSLLTAALAAGWLAWVVLKPLSLDSEGASSALPWWWRAAWPWISAVAPVAGPLCSWRWRIRLTRAIERAALPAGISYAHVAALCWSAAAAAGGVTAAAAILLAQSPSWEWIPWMVASALAAGAAPGLWLRSLGRNRRRSIERDLPFVFDMMTLCVEAGLSVHGALQMAAQSGPEGILRDALADALAEMRAGVSRTAAIKALAERSNSPLARNWAAALAQAEALGISLGPVLRAQAAQARSDRHVRAEQLAMQAPVKMLLPLIGCIFPCTFIVLAFPVMVQLLQSVQ, from the coding sequence ATGTGGCTGTACTTGAGCCTGTTGACGGCCGCGCTGGCCGCGGGATGGCTGGCGTGGGTGGTTTTGAAGCCGTTGTCGTTGGATAGCGAGGGCGCTTCGTCTGCCTTGCCTTGGTGGTGGCGAGCGGCCTGGCCCTGGATTTCGGCGGTGGCGCCCGTGGCGGGGCCTTTATGTTCCTGGCGTTGGCGCATACGGCTGACTCGCGCCATCGAGCGGGCGGCATTGCCCGCCGGCATCAGCTACGCGCATGTCGCGGCGCTGTGCTGGAGTGCGGCCGCGGCTGCCGGAGGGGTGACGGCGGCGGCAGCCATCCTTCTGGCGCAATCGCCGTCCTGGGAGTGGATTCCTTGGATGGTAGCGTCCGCGCTGGCGGCAGGCGCCGCGCCCGGGCTTTGGCTGCGCAGTCTGGGCCGCAACCGGCGGCGCAGCATCGAACGCGACTTGCCTTTCGTGTTCGACATGATGACTTTGTGCGTGGAGGCGGGGCTGAGCGTGCACGGGGCATTGCAGATGGCAGCCCAGAGCGGGCCGGAGGGCATACTGCGGGATGCCCTGGCCGACGCATTGGCGGAGATGCGTGCGGGAGTCTCCAGGACCGCGGCGATCAAGGCCCTGGCAGAACGCAGCAATAGCCCGCTTGCGCGCAACTGGGCGGCCGCCCTGGCGCAGGCCGAAGCACTTGGGATAAGCCTGGGGCCAGTGTTGCGCGCACAGGCGGCGCAAGCCCGCAGCGATCGCCACGTGCGGGCGGAACAGCTGGCGATGCAGGCTCCGGTAAAGATGCTGCTGCCGCTGATCGGCTGCATCTTCCCCTGCACGTTCATCGTGCTGGCCTTTCCGGTGATGGTGCAATTGCTGCAGAGCGTGCAATGA